The Suricata suricatta isolate VVHF042 chromosome 15, meerkat_22Aug2017_6uvM2_HiC, whole genome shotgun sequence genome includes the window TGGAGCCTGGCAGTCTGTTTTCATGAGCCCTCCAAGGCATTCTCATACAttcaaatttgagaaccactgaactaAGAAACCATGAGtccattaaagaaatgaataaaatgaaagtttgatGAGGAATATAATTTCTTTGTAGTCTCCAAAGTACTACTTCACAAAATAGTTAGCAGAAAAAGTAACTGTATAATGAAAAAGTGTAGCATGTACCACTCAAAGAAGTGATCAAAGTGAACATGAGTAATGGGACAAACTGAAATCGAGCACCACCTGATGTGATGAGAAGCACAACTACACAGGTGCACAATGGAATTTAATAATAAGGATTTGTCCGGCATACTCTGACTGAGGGTCATCCTACAAAATCACTGGTGCATTATCTTTACAAAATCATGGTCATGAAAATCATGAGAATTGTGAGTTTGAACAATTCATTCAACAGTAGTAGACATAttaaaagtgctcaataaatatttgtgaggtCCAAAGGCTGCCTTAAGTAGCTCTGGAATTTTGGTTTCTTCAAGTCATTAAAATAttcctataaaatatataaaaaatttaaacttaaccTGTTTACCCTATTACTTTTGCAATAGTTTATCTTAAGTCATAATAGTTTATCTTGATCtctcactcggttaagcctctaactcttggttttggctcagggcacaatcgctcggtttgtgagttcaagccccacagagcctacttgtaattctctctccctctctgcccctcccctgctcatgcactctctctctctaaaaaaaaaaaaaacaaacaaacaaaaaaaaaaaacttaaaaaatagtttacctTGAGGCATTCTTTCTGATAGTAAGTGGAGTACACAGCCAAATATATTAAGGCAGATCCAAGTAACAATAAACCCTGTCATCAGGGCATGGaataatatttttctgattctgcCTGCAGTACATCCAAAAGGTTTTACCCTACTGACTTGAAAGTAAAGCCAGATAGGAACACACTGCTGTTTCACTTGCCTGGAAATTTGCTAATGAATGATCTCATTTCCAAGTCTAATTTTGGAGGTAATATTAAGAATATGTTCTGGGTATCAATAACCAAGAGTCCTCATCAGACTCAGAGTTAGAACACtggagtaaatcttcatgatcttAAGTTAGGCAATGACACCAGAAGCacaatcaataaaagaaaaaaatctgtaaattgGACTTCACTAAACTCTTGTGCTTCAAACAATACCATCAAGAAAGCTAAAAGACAatttacagaatgggagaaaacatttgtaagtCGTGCATCTGATCAGGGTCTTATGTTCAGATTACATAAATACCTCCTATAACTCACTGTTAACAACCTAGAGCAAAGGATGTAATAGACACTTCtaagaagatatgcaaatagcCAGTAAGTACATGAGAAGATCCACAAAgtcattagccattaggaaaaCGTAAATGAAAGTCAGAGAGACTTCACATGCTAAAATCAGAGACTGCAGGTATTGGGTAAGATGTGGACAAACTGGAACCCTCCTGTATTGCTGATGGGAAAGTAAAATGggacaaccactttggaaaagtttggcaattcctcaaaaggttaaacacagAGGTAACAAAACGCAGCAGTTCCACATTGAGGTATATGCCCGAGAGAAAGGAACACAGGTCTACACAAAAGCCTGAACACgaaatgttcacagcaacattacTCCTAacagccccaaagtggaaacaacccaaatgtcaacTGATGGATAAATATAGGACATCCATATCATGGAATATTATCTGGAAATAAAAAGGAGTAAGTACTCTTGCTTGATACAAGGAAATGTAACACACAAAGAAACCAAAGACCAAATgatgtatgatttcatttgtgaAATGTCCAGGTAAGGTACATCTACTGAGATAGAAAGCAGATTAGAGGCTGCTTCAGGTCAGGGGATTGGGGAATGAGCAGGGAGAGACTGCTAATGGTGCAGCATTCCTTTTTgcggtgatgaaaatgttctggaaatagtGGCATGGTTTTAGAGACTATACCaaaagccactgaattttatactttaaaccAGCTAATTGTGTGGTATGTGAGTTACAACTCACAGctgctaaaaataaatagtaaagtatGTATTTCCTCTAAACAATAACAGGAGCATGCAAATACAAAGTCTGACTTATTGCTACTTTTTTCTTGATAAACTATTAGAGAATATTGCAATCATGTTAACTAGTGTAAATAATGTAACAATATGGTTTGGATGCTGAAGACAAAGACAGTGTTAGCAATATTTTCTGTCCCGTCTAGCTGGTCAGTCCACGTGGGTTcctgagagagggggtgagagtgaggtagggcagggagcacagagagtggaggcaaggcaagcgtttctgatcaagccgcTCTCTCTTGCGAGACCACgcacgtcttataaagggtagaaggcagacggttgacgtgagttagttgctaagaaacaagggcgaggacTGCGGCCTCAGCACGCCGCCCGAGAGGCTAACGCGAAGGGCCTGGgaagtaaacaagaaggcctcagccgAAGGTGATAacgcagctcttgctgtgctgggagtgataacgcagctcagctgtgcgggtggctgatcctGCAGGTCAAGGCACATGTCTTTTCTTCTTGCAGCTCCCCACAATTTTCAACCAATACTTTTCCTCTACTTTTCAATTCTTGATAAATTGATGGAGTTATCATGCCAAGGAATTAGGTATGGGTATGCTGttgtaaaaaaaattccagggcgcctgggcggctcagtcggttaagcctccagcttcggctcaggtcaggtctcacgttcgagccccgcgtcaggctctgtgctgacagccagctcagagcctggagcctgcttccggttctgtgtcttctcttctctctctgcccctccccctctcatgctctctctctgtatcaaaaataaaacattaaaaaaaaaattccaattagTGCAGATGCctagtaaaaattaaattttaagaaatctgacttaaggggcacctgggtggctcagtcagttgagtgtccggctttggctcaggtcatgatctcacagttcgtgggttcaagccccgcgtcaggcactgtgcttatagctagctcagaccttggagcctgtctttgaattgggtctctccctctctctgtccctcctttgcttgcagtgtctctctcgaaaaataaataaaacattaaaaaaagaaattttacttgATATTTAAGAGAATGCCATTGAGAATGCCTTACAGAAATGTACCTTTAAGAAGTTCAGAACACCCAACCCTAAATCTATGGAGCCTGACAGAACATATAGTTAATAATGAtctaaaataaagttacatttttatgttttatttatttgagtgactgcatgtgtgagtgggggagggggggagagagagagggagagggagggaggaagggagggaaggagaatcccaagcaggctccaccctgtctgGAGTCACACAcaatcctatgaactgtgagatcatggcctgagccaaaatcagaattggatgctgaaccaaatgagccacccaagtgccctaaggTTTCTTTCATAACTAagttattttaggggtgcctgagtggcccttgatttttggcccaggtcatgatctcatggttccagggtTCGAGCCCTTGTTGCGCtgcgtgtggagcctgcctgggattctctctctcttcctctgcccctctcccctgaagcacgcactctctctaaaaataatgaaaaaattaagctttaaaatTACTATCAATAAGTacaatttcatgtattttaatcctagacttatttttatctattttttttaatgttttatttatttttgatacagagagagacagagcatgagagggggaggggcagaagaggagacacagaaccagaagcaggctccaggctctgagctggctgtcagcacagagcccgatgtgggctcgaacccacgaacgtgagatctgacctaggccgaagccggagccttaaccgactgagccgcccaggcacccctatttttatttgtcttgtaAAATGTAGAGCAATCTAATACGTGTTGATATGCAAATCATTGCTACTATTAAAGGTATAAGTATTTGAGAACAAAATTAGCCTGAGAGAAAAGTGTGGCTAACATACTAGAACCTTTCAAGAACCATTAGGTATATAATTGAATACTTGAAACTGAATATTACAATTCAGTACTACAACTGAATGTAAGAATTTCTGCATGACGGtaataaagatatataaacaaaatgactttactctggacattttatatactgtACTAAGGTGtattcaatttaatatttttggttgGCATCTACCATATCTTGCTTCCTTTACATCGAAGGTGACCAATTTGGTTAATGTACTGCAGGTATAGTCCTAGTAAATTTCATTCAAGAGGAATGGCATGAGAAATAGGCACCAAAGAtttacagaagttttaaaaattacagaacaaattctggaagaaaacacattttggaTTCTATTTACATGTAAACTCTATAAAAGGAGGGAAACTTTGTTTACTGTTCTGTCCCTGGTGCTtagaacagcgcctggcacataCAAGGCACCTCACAGCTACTGACAGCCGCAAAATAGGCCAAATATCTTCATTATcttagaaggggagaaaaaatctTCAAGTCACAATATGCACGAAACAGAGAGTTAAGctgtaaaatcttttttattgtaaaaacagAGTCAACAGAGGTTGACAATGCAAATGTCATCCAGAACATTTCCTCTTGGTTCTTGAATTTGCCGGTTCCTACGTACCAGCGTCTCCATTAGCACTTCTCAGTTTTCATGGTCTTTTTGAGATAATGTTGGTTAATTATACGTATATGTTGCTTGGAAACAAATGTCCATctgatattaaaacaaacaaaaaaactgtcgTGTCTTAGTTTCACATTTCCTACAGGAAAATCTGTGTATCTCAGATGTTTTCAATTTAACAGTAAAATGAGTGCCTTGACCAAACCTAAAAAATCTCCATCACATTACTGAATCAAACAGTCATGACATTTGCAATATATccagatttaaatatttaaaaacgaaaaatttgaaatttaaaacaaaatttaggcTGATTTTTCCATATTTGAAAGACTGTAGTTATTTGCAGCATACAAATGGAGAGAATAGTGCAAAACGCATCAAgttttatatgataaatatacTTTCAACCTAAATGGCTGCCTCAAAAGCAAAGAGTGAAAAGTTACTAATTCTCAAAAGCAATCGAGACCAACTCAATAAAGTTTACAATTTAGAAAGATCAATTGCTACTCTATTTCTACAGACTGCAAAATGATTTCAGAAACAGATTAAACATGTAActgttttacaaaaatagaaatattgttTGGGACTTtacaaaactttataaaatataacactATATTTGCAAATTCAAGATAGTTTCACACTGAAATAGACAATACTTCCCCCGATACAAAGTCTAGTCAAACTTAACTGGTCCGCCTTCACCATTCTTACACATTATTTCTTCCAAGTCTTCAGCCTAAGCAGATCTGTGTTCtatcatgagatttttttttttaaaagagactgtTTAATTTAAGAGGTTTTATAAGATTTTTCATTCGAGAAATAATGTTAAAGCAGATGAATTTATACCTACAAATATGCTTTACTAAAAGTAGAAACTAATGTGACAATTCTGTATTTGATAAATTTCAAATCAAATCCTAAGAATGACAacctattaatttaaaatatatatttgataattaTAATTTGGTacctataaaacataaaaatataatcacaactattttatggaaaaatatttattcatatagaaTGAAGAGGCTCTAAATTTAGTTACCTGTAGCTTGCAGATGAGAAGTATATTCTAATTACACCCATTCAAAAACGCTCACTTTATCACCTCAAAGAGCACCAgtgtattttcaaaagaaagagaaaagggaggggcTTATTTCATGTTACAGTGCTGTTATGATAAGGCACCACCTGGTATATGAAAAAGCCaaacaaagtattttcaaatcaTGTTTTTTGTTACTGGTGTCTTAACCATTAGATAGGATGGTTGGGGAAAAGCTAATAATATTAGCTAACCATGTTATACaaatttttccatcatttttttgcttttaggaTTTCCATATAATAGAACATATGGTAAACATCAATGTAATACGTGATctgttaaaaaaaaccatttcccCAGCCTTCCAACAAAATAACCTAAAATTAaacaagaagaaaccaaaaatttaTCTGATAGATTTGCAAAAGTCTATCCCTGTAGAAGAGTGGGGAGTCAGGTGTGGGTGGGGACAAAATGATAGGACCTATTTACTATAGAATATATTGAGGCACATAGGTTAAAAGTTTCTCAGGCAAATTCACGGCTGGAGCAAAACTGAGAGAAAGCTCAGAATTCTACATTCCCCCCAGAGCTGATTTCTTAGGTAGTCACACCCAATTAAATACTTCAAAATATGTCCTTAGTCActgctgtcatcatcatcatcatcatcagataCATCATTTAAAGGAGACTTCAGTGACTGGCTGTAAGAGTCTGACCTAGTAGGCTGGCACGAGGCCATGTCCCCGGTAGAAAGGAGGTCATAGCAGAAGTCACAAATCCGCACAGGCTTAGAGGACTGGCTTGGAAGAAGAAATCTCTTTTCAGAGCAGGGCCCACAGACAACAAAACCACATTTGCGGCAATGGTGACGACGATTTACAGGTGTGAATTTTGCTTTCTGACAACGCATACAGACAGTTGCCTCAGAGTCAGGAACCCAGACAGCAGCATGTTCGTTACTGGGTGTCTTCCCACTTTTGGAGAGTAAATCAGTGACACATTTATTTATGTGATTCATCCATTCTGACTTCTCAGTGGCAGTGGCAGCATAAACTGCAAATGATTTAGTTGGTGTCTTGATGAGCCATCCATTCCTCAAGTCTCCCTCATCTTTGATGGAATCAATAGTGACATTTTCCAGGGGAATAATATgttgtttgttatattttttcttctggatGACAATATTGCCATATACAAGAATatcattaaataagaaaaactgcCTTGCTTTAGGCTTTTTTCTGCACAACTTAGTCAATACTCCTTCTCCAATAAGAACCCTTCCAGGTATAGTTAAGGGTTGACCAGCTGCTCCAAAACAGTTTTCTACTATATTTATACGTCTAGTATTTGCTTCACTGTTTGCCAAGCGATCCACCATCTTTTGCTagtagccttaaaaaaaaaaaaaaaaagaaaagaaattagcaCACAGAAATTAGAAATTCACATAAGTTAAAGATTATATAACCTAAATTTAACTAACAAATC containing:
- the PLEKHF2 gene encoding pleckstrin homology domain-containing family F member 2, with translation MVDRLANSEANTRRINIVENCFGAAGQPLTIPGRVLIGEGVLTKLCRKKPKARQFFLFNDILVYGNIVIQKKKYNKQHIIPLENVTIDSIKDEGDLRNGWLIKTPTKSFAVYAATATEKSEWMNHINKCVTDLLSKSGKTPSNEHAAVWVPDSEATVCMRCQKAKFTPVNRRHHCRKCGFVVCGPCSEKRFLLPSQSSKPVRICDFCYDLLSTGDMASCQPTRSDSYSQSLKSPLNDVSDDDDDDDSSD